Within Methanophagales archaeon, the genomic segment TGTGGCTCTTATTTATTTCATTACTTCTATCGCACTCGGCTATCTGGTAGGTGTTATCCCTCTGAATGTAACGCAAAATATACTTGCAATGGGTGTTACAATGCACCTTATCATCGCAACAGGGCTTGTGTATTTCGGGATAAAAACGAAGAAAGAATGGCTTTCTCGTGGCAATGACCTCTCAAGAAGAACTTTCCTCTGGCTCTCTGTTCCATGTCCAGTATGTTTAACAGCGACATTTTTAGCCTGTCTGATGCTATCTCGACTTACCAGGATCAGCAATCTGAGAATAGGCTTTTTGGTGGGCGTGATCTTCTTTATCGGTGTGTGCTTATCTTCCTTTGCTACTTCTTCTATCGCAAGTGTATTTAAAATCAAAAATCCTTCCACACTTGGCACAGTTATGCTATTCTTCGGTCTATTTT encodes:
- a CDS encoding DUF2162 domain-containing protein — protein: MTEISNLITLGVIIGVAILALKTGLGCGFANLGRREIAYVALIYFITSIALGYLVGVIPLNVTQNILAMGVTMHLIIATGLVYFGIKTKKEWLSRGNDLSRRTFLWLSVPCPVCLTATFLACLMLSRLTRISNLRIGFLVGVIFFIGVCLSSFATSSIASVFKIKNPSTLGTVMLFFGLFYFLSPLIIPAYIQAKSIPSPEFPVDYHKIVLSFSVMTLFIVLGFLVDKYKRMKSEKGGKRWTQLQE